One part of the Nitrospira defluvii genome encodes these proteins:
- the tssB gene encoding type VI secretion system contractile sheath small subunit: MAGGKEGSVAPEERVNIVFKPATEGVPEEKELPLKMVFMGDFTLRPDDTPLEDRKKIGVDKSNFDERMRSLSLELSMTVPNRLSGKEGEDLPVAIRINGLKDFSPDSIAQQVPELNKLLELRAALQSLKGPLGNVPAFKKKIDSLLSDVEARERLLKELGAGEPR, from the coding sequence ATGGCAGGTGGCAAAGAAGGGTCGGTGGCACCGGAAGAGAGAGTCAATATCGTCTTCAAACCCGCCACGGAGGGTGTCCCGGAAGAAAAGGAACTGCCCTTGAAAATGGTGTTTATGGGTGATTTCACGTTGAGGCCTGACGATACGCCGTTAGAGGACAGAAAGAAAATTGGAGTCGACAAGAGCAATTTCGACGAGAGGATGCGGAGTCTGAGTCTGGAGTTGTCGATGACGGTGCCGAATCGACTTTCCGGCAAAGAGGGCGAGGATCTTCCGGTCGCCATTCGCATCAACGGCTTGAAGGATTTCAGCCCCGACTCGATCGCGCAACAGGTTCCGGAACTCAATAAGCTGCTGGAGCTGCGGGCGGCATTGCAGTCGTTGAAGGGCCCCCTCGGCAATGTGCCGGCCTTCAAAAAAAAGATCGACAGTTTGCTCAGTGACGTGGAGGCGCGTGAGCGCTTGCTCAAAGAATTGGGCGCGGGAGAACCGCGATAG
- the tssA gene encoding type VI secretion system protein TssA, which yields MVTDLTMEWQAIGAKPIRADAPAGNPVRDDADFLSMQDEIQKLESLSHEQVNWRQVVAGGRIVLADKSKDLLAAAYACLGLLHEEGIPGLAAGLACLRDMLARYWDSLYPEAKRVQKRMDVLVWLEGRLQTAFGERGFSSHDLDPLRTCEELLRVLETLLVEKAADKAPGFAGLRNEIARQIEQLGQPEPKPEGKGQESHGAAGPPTTSGGPRSITTADDCRNALREAGDLIRRAALFARGQDSSLPWPYRLVRATMWATLQMPSPIDDGLSRIPPPTPHVVHRYQELYAKGVWAQLLEQIESQCPETPFWLDPHRMAARALGQLGASYRQAKTAMEDEVRTLIERLPELAGCRFSDDMPFADEETRQWIGALQGTTADVTDSERGGAIKPGLEGNRLDDLYVQAATLAEQGRLKEAIALLQNESAGSCSERERFLLRLDAAKLCLLAGHLKVALSQLEGLDEAIVRFALDAWEPTLSVDVWKTMWQVLQQLLKDARPPAAEWADRAEAVHRRISRVDMLSGLDMEGKHQSARVER from the coding sequence ATGGTGACCGACTTAACCATGGAGTGGCAGGCCATCGGAGCCAAACCCATTCGCGCCGATGCACCCGCCGGCAACCCTGTCCGGGACGATGCCGACTTTCTCTCCATGCAGGATGAGATCCAAAAGCTGGAGTCTCTCTCCCACGAACAGGTGAACTGGAGGCAAGTTGTGGCGGGGGGGCGGATAGTCCTGGCCGACAAATCGAAAGACCTCTTGGCGGCGGCCTATGCCTGTCTCGGCTTATTGCATGAAGAAGGGATTCCAGGGCTCGCAGCCGGACTGGCTTGCTTGCGAGACATGCTGGCCCGGTACTGGGATTCGCTCTATCCGGAAGCCAAGCGAGTGCAGAAGCGCATGGACGTGCTGGTCTGGTTGGAGGGCAGACTCCAAACGGCCTTTGGCGAGAGAGGGTTCTCGTCTCACGATCTCGACCCGTTGCGGACCTGCGAAGAACTCCTGCGTGTGCTTGAGACGCTGCTCGTCGAGAAGGCAGCGGACAAGGCCCCCGGTTTTGCGGGACTGCGGAATGAAATCGCACGGCAGATCGAACAGCTGGGGCAGCCCGAACCGAAGCCGGAAGGCAAGGGCCAAGAGAGTCACGGAGCGGCCGGGCCACCGACCACCTCCGGTGGGCCGCGCTCCATCACCACGGCGGACGATTGTCGCAATGCATTGCGCGAAGCCGGAGACCTTATTCGGCGCGCCGCTCTGTTCGCAAGGGGCCAAGACTCCTCGTTGCCGTGGCCCTATCGCTTGGTGCGGGCCACCATGTGGGCGACGCTTCAGATGCCCTCACCCATTGACGATGGCTTGTCGCGCATCCCTCCGCCCACCCCTCATGTCGTCCACCGATACCAAGAGCTGTATGCCAAGGGGGTATGGGCTCAACTTCTGGAGCAGATCGAGTCGCAATGTCCCGAGACCCCGTTCTGGCTTGACCCCCATCGGATGGCGGCTCGTGCGTTGGGCCAACTCGGAGCGTCGTACCGGCAGGCAAAAACAGCGATGGAAGATGAGGTCAGAACCTTGATCGAGCGACTGCCGGAACTCGCGGGCTGCCGATTTTCCGACGATATGCCCTTTGCAGACGAAGAGACCAGACAATGGATCGGTGCACTGCAGGGCACCACCGCTGATGTGACAGATTCCGAGAGAGGAGGCGCGATTAAGCCTGGGCTGGAGGGCAACCGGCTTGACGACCTGTATGTGCAAGCCGCGACGTTGGCGGAGCAGGGACGCCTGAAAGAAGCGATCGCGCTGTTGCAGAACGAATCAGCCGGCTCCTGCTCGGAACGAGAGCGGTTTCTGTTGAGACTGGATGCGGCCAAGCTCTGTCTCCTGGCCGGGCATCTCAAAGTCGCGCTGTCGCAACTGGAAGGCCTCGATGAGGCCATCGTACGGTTTGCCCTCGACGCCTGGGAACCGACCTTGTCGGTCGATGTGTGGAAGACGATGTGGCAGGTCCTCCAGCAGTTGCTGAAGGACGCAAGGCCACCCGCGGCGGAATGGGCCGATCGGGCCGAGGCGGTTCACCGCCGCATTTCCCGGGTGGACATGCTGTCGGGCTTGGATATGGAAGGCAAACACCAATCGGCACGAGTCGAACGATAG